The Mesorhizobium sp. AR10 genome includes the window ATCGGGTTCATTTGTTTCGGCCGGCCATACCTTGCCGGCAGGCGTCGGCCTTGCCGTGAAGCAGATCAACGATGCCGGCGGCATCAAAGTCGGCGGCAAGACCTACAAGCTGGAAATGGTCAAGCGCGACGATCGCACCGACATTGCGACCGCCATCGCCGCCACCCAGGAGCTGGTGCGCGATGTGAAAGTGCAGGCGATCTTCGGATCGGAGACGCATGACTTCACGCTGGCGATGGCCAAGATCACACAGCCGGCCAAGATCGTCCATTTCGCCGGTAATTCGACGCTGGCGAAAATACTGACGCCGGACTCGGTCAAGCCGGGCGGCGAGGATCACTATCTCTTCCAGTCCGAGCCGCAGGAATTCCAGCGTTCTGGATCGACCGCGCGGGGCGTGTTGACCTTGCTTGAACCACTGCTCGGCTTCAAGCCGAAGAAATCGGTGATGATCGTCGGCAACGACGCCACCGGCCAGTTCCTGTCGTCCTACTATTTCAAGGCGCTGAAGGCCGAAGGACAGGAGGTTCCCGACATCATCTTCTACCCGCCTGAGACAACCGACTTCTCGCCGTTCCTGACCCGTGCCAAGAGCCTCAATCCGGACATCATCCACTTCTGGTACAATGGCGATTCAACGTTGACGGCGCTGCCGCAGGCGCTCGAACTGGGTGCTGCCAAGAGCTACTTCCTGTTCGGCGTCGACCCCGGCATCTGGAAGGAAAAGCAGCTTTCGGCCGATGTGCCGGTGGCGATGAGCTGCGTGCCGGTGTGCTGGGGCGAGTCGTCCAACCCGAAAGCCAAGGCCTATTTCGACGCTTATTTCGCGGCCGGCGCTCCGCACGGCGTGACGTCTTCGGTCTCGCTGCTCTACCACGACTATGTGCACTTCCTCGCCGAAGCCTGGGAGAAGGCCGGCAGCTTCGATCCGGACAAGACGGTCGAAGCCTTGTTGTCGCTCCATCACCAGGGCGTGGTCTCGGACGACCTGACGTTCAACCCAACCCATCAGGTCACCCACGCGACCGAGGTCTGCGCTGCGGCGCCGGGCGGGGACATTTCCTGCTCGATGCAGCAGCCGCCGGCTGAGGCACCGAAGAGCTGATCTTCGGAACTCATCCTCGTATTGGCGGCGCCATTTGCGCCGCCAATGCCCATTCGCGAGCAAAGGCCGGATCGCCGGCCACCACGTCAACAGCGCCAGTACTTCAACAGGGATGCGAGCCGTGGACATTTTCATACAGCAGATCCTCAACGGGCTGTCGATCGCCAGCGTGATCACGCTGATCGCCGTCGGCGTGACCCTGATCTTCGGCCTGACCGGCATCATCAACTTCGCCCATGGCGAATTCCTGATGGTCGGCGGCATCGTCACCTGGCTCGCCGTCAGCGCCGGCCTCGGCTTCCCGCTGGCGGTGGTGCTGGCGATCCTGGCGGTCGGGCTGATGGGTTACGTGCTCGAGCGCGGCATCTTCCGCTTCACGCTGGAACGGCCGACCAACGGCTTCATCGTTTCGCTCGGCCTCATCGTCGTGCTGCAGCATGTCGTCGTGCTGTTCTGGAACCCGAACCAGAAAAGCATCCCGCGCCCGCTGACCACGGTCTGGGACGTCGGCGGCGTGCGCATCGCTTCGGTGCGCGTGATGGTGATCCTGATCACCATCGCCGTGGTTGCGTTGAGCTTCCGGATGATCACCGCCAGCCGCTACGGCCGGGCGCTGCGGGCCAGCGTCGAGGACCGCGATACTGCCGCCCTGATGGGCATTCCGGTGCGCCGCTACATCACTGGCGTGTTCGTGCTCGGCAGTGCGCTGGCCGGACTCGGCGGCGCGCTGTTGATCGCGCTGTTTCCAATCACCCCGTTCATTGGCGGCACCATGGTCATGAAGGGCTTTGCCGTGGCGCTGATCGGCGGGCTCGGCAACATCTACGGCGCCGTTGCCGCCGGGCTCATCCTCGGCATCGTCGAAGGCTTCAGCGCCGGCTACGGCTTCTCGCAATGGACCGATGCCTACTCTTTCGTGCTGATGATCCTGGTGCTGCTGTTTCGTCCGCACGGCCTCTTCGGCGGCACTAGCGGACCCAGGATGGCGTCATGAGTGAAAGCGGTCCCGCGAAGCCTGGCGTGTCGGTTCTGCGATCCCTGCTGCCGGTGCTGGCCGTCCTGGTGCTGATCGCCATGGTGCCACTGCTCTCGCCGAGCAATCGTTTCCTGTCACTGGCGATCTCGGCAGGCATCAACGTCATTGCGCTCTACGGGCTCTCGGTGCTGTTCGGCCAGACCGGTATCCTGTCGATGGGTCATGCGGCACTGGTCGGCGTCGGCGCCTATACGGCAGCGATACTCGCGCGGGACTTTGGCGTCGGCTTTTGGGCAGCACTCCCGGTCGCCGCGCTCACCAGCGCGGTGTTCGCGATGATCGTCGGCATTCCCTCGCTACGGGTCGGCGGCCATCATTTCGTCATCATGACCTTCGCCTTCGGGCAACTGCTTGCCATCGTGCTCACCAATGGCGGCGACTATACGGGTGCCGCGACCGGGCTCGACCTGGTTGGTCCGGTCACCCTGTTCGGCGCCGATATGAGCGACCTGACGCGCTACTATCTGATGGTCGTGGCTTTCGTGGCGGTCGCGGCAGTGGCGAGCTGGGCAATCATCAACTTGTCCTACGGTCGCACGCTGCGCGCCATCAGGGAAAACGAGAAGCTTGCGGCCTCACTCGGCATCAATGTCGGCCGGCACAAGATCGGCGCCTTCGTCGTCAGCGGCATCTTTGCCGGCATCTCGGGCGTTTTGCTGACCAATTTCCTTGGCCATATCTCGCCGACGCAGTTCGCGTCCTTCCCCAGCATCTATCTGGCGCTGATGGTGATGATCGGCGGCGCCCGGCTGATTGCAGGTCCGCTCGCCGGCGGCATCCTGGTCGCCTTCCTGCCGGAAGTGCTCAACCTCGATCCGGTCCAGTCGCGCATCGTCTACGGCGTCTGCCTGATCGCCGTCATTCTGCTGCTGCCCGACGGGCTGATCGCCGGTATCGCCGCCGCGATACGCAAGGTCTTCCTTGCAAAGCCGAAGGAACAGCGGAGGCAGGAAAATGGCGCCGTATCGAATCCCTCGGAGGCGCGGCGATGAGCCCGATCCTCGAAATCCGCGGGTTGAGCAAGCAGTTCGGCGGCGTCACCGCGCTTGCCGGTGTGGATCTCGCCATTGAGGAAGGTGAAATCCTCGGAGTCGTCGGCCCGAACGGCTCGGGCAAGACGACTTTGTTCAACGTCGTCACCGGCGTCCACAAGCCCAGCGCCGGCAGCGTGTCGTTTCGCGGGCGCGACATTACCGGCTCAGCGCCGCACGCCATATCGCGGGCCGGCATCGGCTACACCTTCCAGCAGGCGATGGCTTTTACTGGCCTTCGCGTGCTGGAGAATGTGCAGATCGCCGGCGAGCATGTGCGGGCCGGAGCAAACGCCAACAATCCCTGGCCGACGCCGCAGGCGTTGCTTGACTTCGTCGGGCTGGAGGCGCTCGCGGGGGAAAAGGCCGGCGTGCTGCCGTTCGGCAGCCTGCGTTTGCTCGGCCTGGCACTGGCGCTCGCCACGCGGCCGGCGCTGCTGCTACTCGACGAGCCGGCCGCCGGCCTCAACGACCGCGAAACCACGGCGCTTGTCGGGCTTGTCCGTCAAT containing:
- a CDS encoding branched-chain amino acid ABC transporter permease, with product MRAVDIFIQQILNGLSIASVITLIAVGVTLIFGLTGIINFAHGEFLMVGGIVTWLAVSAGLGFPLAVVLAILAVGLMGYVLERGIFRFTLERPTNGFIVSLGLIVVLQHVVVLFWNPNQKSIPRPLTTVWDVGGVRIASVRVMVILITIAVVALSFRMITASRYGRALRASVEDRDTAALMGIPVRRYITGVFVLGSALAGLGGALLIALFPITPFIGGTMVMKGFAVALIGGLGNIYGAVAAGLILGIVEGFSAGYGFSQWTDAYSFVLMILVLLFRPHGLFGGTSGPRMAS
- a CDS encoding ABC transporter ATP-binding protein, which codes for MSPILEIRGLSKQFGGVTALAGVDLAIEEGEILGVVGPNGSGKTTLFNVVTGVHKPSAGSVSFRGRDITGSAPHAISRAGIGYTFQQAMAFTGLRVLENVQIAGEHVRAGANANNPWPTPQALLDFVGLEALAGEKAGVLPFGSLRLLGLALALATRPALLLLDEPAAGLNDRETTALVGLVRQLPGHGITVCVIDHDMKLMQMLCRRLAVLDFGSKIADGPTEAVLADPKVLEVYLGGDL
- a CDS encoding ABC transporter substrate-binding protein yields the protein MKNVLRMGASAALCLGALAYPAFAQDADNIVKIGVVAAESGSFVSAGHTLPAGVGLAVKQINDAGGIKVGGKTYKLEMVKRDDRTDIATAIAATQELVRDVKVQAIFGSETHDFTLAMAKITQPAKIVHFAGNSTLAKILTPDSVKPGGEDHYLFQSEPQEFQRSGSTARGVLTLLEPLLGFKPKKSVMIVGNDATGQFLSSYYFKALKAEGQEVPDIIFYPPETTDFSPFLTRAKSLNPDIIHFWYNGDSTLTALPQALELGAAKSYFLFGVDPGIWKEKQLSADVPVAMSCVPVCWGESSNPKAKAYFDAYFAAGAPHGVTSSVSLLYHDYVHFLAEAWEKAGSFDPDKTVEALLSLHHQGVVSDDLTFNPTHQVTHATEVCAAAPGGDISCSMQQPPAEAPKS
- a CDS encoding branched-chain amino acid ABC transporter permease yields the protein MSESGPAKPGVSVLRSLLPVLAVLVLIAMVPLLSPSNRFLSLAISAGINVIALYGLSVLFGQTGILSMGHAALVGVGAYTAAILARDFGVGFWAALPVAALTSAVFAMIVGIPSLRVGGHHFVIMTFAFGQLLAIVLTNGGDYTGAATGLDLVGPVTLFGADMSDLTRYYLMVVAFVAVAAVASWAIINLSYGRTLRAIRENEKLAASLGINVGRHKIGAFVVSGIFAGISGVLLTNFLGHISPTQFASFPSIYLALMVMIGGARLIAGPLAGGILVAFLPEVLNLDPVQSRIVYGVCLIAVILLLPDGLIAGIAAAIRKVFLAKPKEQRRQENGAVSNPSEARR